A region of the Deltaproteobacteria bacterium genome:
GTCTCCGCCAATAAATTCGTCACACAACGCTTGTGCCGGACCGCGTGTTGGGCGGTGGCCGGCGCGAAGATCGTTGAAGGTACTTTTTCGATTGCTCTTAGAGAGTGATGCGGAGCGGCGGAGATCGTTGGAAGCGGTTGGATAATACCGGCCAAGTCGAAAGGTTTTGTTTGAGATCAAAACGCAGCGAAGCGGCGCTGAGAGTGACACCGGAAATGCCGGCGATCTTGCTCAGGCCAAACCAGGGCCGCACGGTGTCGCACTGGCGGGAGCGTGCAAGGCAGTGCGCATGGGGTTTGCCGATGGAGGCATCGAACTTGACCATCCGTCCGTCGTAATAAAATGCCGGCATCACCGCAGCCCAAGAGATCTGAGCGATGAGGGCGAGCGCGATGGCAACTAGCACGTTCTTGTTAGGGCGAAAACGCATCGTCAAGATTCTTTCAAAATATTTTTCCAAGTCAATCGTTGCGCACCAGTCCGAGCGAAAAAATGTCACGCTAAGGGAGCAACTCCGAGGGAAAAATATGATTGCCGGATCGTTATGCCCGACTTTTCGTCAAGGGAGTCTGAGATGGACGAAGCCGAGTGCCGAGCGAAAAAAAAGAGCGGCCGGAGCCGCCCCTAAGGGGTCATTCGTGCGGTAATCCCGGAGAGGTTACGGCTTCATCGCCTCGGGAAAATATTTCGATGGTGCCCAGACGTTAACCGCGAAGTTGCGGCAACCCAAGATGCGCAGTTCGCGCATGATGCGGATGTAGTCCTGGGAATCGATGAAGTCGCGCCAGTGCTCCATATTTTCAAAGTCGATGGTGATCGCGACATGGGGCGAGACTTCGAGCGGGTTGCGATAGTTGCGAATCTCGATGACGCCTTTGTGGGCAAGCGTCGCCGGCAGCCAATCGTTGCGCGCCTTGTTAGCGTAAACTTGCAGGTTGGCTTTTTGGTCCGGCAAGTCCCACTGGATGACGAAGTGCACCATGACGAAAATGCCTCCTACTGGGTGGCGCGCACAAGGCCGCCGTCAATCGCGATGGTCGTGCCAGTGATGTAGCTCGCGCGGTCGGAACCCAAGAAGACGATCAAATCCCCGGCTTCATCTGCGGTGCCGTAGCGACCAAGCGGCACTTCGGCGGCCATTTCTTTGTCGATCTCTGCCACTGGCCGGCCGAGTCTTTCGGCGCGCGCTTTGTTTAGCTTCTTGGCCCGATCGGTGTCGATGCGGCCCGGGCAAACGTTGTTAAAAAGTATGTTGTCACGCGCCAGTTCGCGTGAAAGCGTTTTCGCCCAGCCAATGACTGCGCTGCGCACGGCATTCGATAGCACCAAACCGGCGATCGGCTCTTTGACCGAATAGGAGGTGATGTTGACGACCTTGCCGCCGCCGACTTTCTTCATGTGCGGCACCGCCTCGCGGGTCATGCGCATGGTGCTCATGAAGCTCAAATTAAACGCGTTCTGCCAGTCTTCGTCGGTGAACTTCATGAATTCACCGGGAGGCGGACCGCCGGCGTTGTTGACGATGACGTCGATGCGGCCGAAGTGTTTGGCGCTGTCGTCGACGAATTTCTTGATATCATCCGCCTTCGACATGTCCGCGGCGATGGCGAGCACGTCGCCGCCGGTGGCTTTGCGAATCTCGTCCGCGGTGGCTTTCAGCGCCGCTTCGCCGCGCGCGCAGATGGCCACTTTGGCCCCTTCCCGGGCAAAACCCATCGCTGCTGCCTTGCCCATGCCTTGGCTCGCACCTGCGACCAAGGCCACTTTACCCTTAAATCCAAGATCCATTGGCTAATCCTTCCCGAGCGTTGATGTGATTGACGTGACTGTGCCAGATACTAGCAAACCGATTTTCCCGGCGCTACTTCTGCTGCCAATAAATGTTGTCGCGAAACTTCGGTTCGAGCCGTTTCAAGTAAAGACAGAGCATGCCATGCACGCCGAGCTGGCGCAGCCGGCGCGGATCGCCGGAGCGCAGCGCATCTTTTTCTTCGCTGGAAAGCTCGTAGTTGCCCATCACCGATGCAAAATCGGTCAATGCCCTTTGGTATACCGTCTCGTTCATCTTCAAATCAAACATTAAACGGCTGAGTTCGTAGCAGCTCATGGGTCTTTCTCCATCGAAGCGTATATGCTTAAACCTGGCTCCAGCTGACAAAACCCCAGCCGGTGGCGACGAAATCGGGCATGTAGCCCGTGTAGCTCGCCTTGGCTTTACCGACGGCACCGAGTACCACCATCCAATTGAGAAACTCCGTGTCGCCCGCTTGCAGTAGGTCTTGCACCGAATAATCGCAGAGCGTTTGTCCCTTGCCCTCGCGCATCACTTGTAAAAGCTGGTGATCGAATTTTTCGTCGATCTCACCGATGCGCGGCGAGCCGGGGAAGTGCGACAGACCGCCGGTGGCGAGGATGGCGATGCGCTCTTTGGAGCTGTCCGCCACGGCGCGGATCAACTCGCCCACTTGATAGCAGCGGCGCGGTGACGGCGCCGGATCCACCCAAGTATTGACGTAGATCGGCAAGATCGGCATCTGCGCTTCCTTGGCGAGAAAATAGAGCGGCACGGTCTGGGTGTGCTGCAGCTCGACGTATTCGCCGTAGGAGAAATCGATGCCTTTGTCATAGCCGGCACGGACAATCGCTTTGCCCAATTCTCTATGGTTCTTGTAGTGAAACTTGTGGCGCGTGAACTGTCCTTTGACTTCGTCGCCGATGGTGACGAAGAAGCTCGGAATGTTGTTCCAAAAAAAGTTGACGAACTGATCGTTGGCGACAACGATCAGGACATCGGGTATGGCTTGGTCCAAATCTTTCTTGAGGGCCGCGAAGGCGGCTTCCGCGTCGCGGCGCAATTGCAGCTGCTGTTCGAAGGTGGGCCGTTTGGCGTCTCCCTGCGGCGCCATGCTGTAATGCAAATCCATGAAGTCTTCCCATTCGCGCCCCGGTTCTAAGAGAATATTGGGCGCGTGGCTAGCGGCGAGGGCGGATACAAGTGGCATAGGGACTCCTGGTCTTATTGGCGCGGCTGGGTCCATTTAATGGAGCGCTGAACAAAAAAGCAACGAGATTCGCGGCTCGATTCCTGCCGGCTTTCAGAGAATGCGATAGCCGCGCATCGACCAAAAAACTAGAGCAACGATCACGGCGACGGAGATGATCGGGTGATCGATAACCCAGTTTACCGAAGGTTCGAGCAGATGATCCAACGTGAAATCGACCAGCTTTGAAAGTCTATCCATCGTTTTCTCCAGCGCTGAGCCTAAGCAGTAACACCTCTAGCCCGGATTATTCATCGCTGCAACGCGATCGAAGTGAAACTCTTCCGGAGCGAAGGCAACAGATATCCGCTTCGATGCCGGCCTGTAGGGGCGGCCGGCGGTCGCCCTGCTCTGCGAATGGCAGTGAAAAGGTCGAAGAGATGCCAAGCATCGGCGAATCAAACCGAACGATCTGCGCTGATGCCTTCGCTCCTCCAGAGTTCCACTTCGATTGACACAGTGTCATGG
Encoded here:
- a CDS encoding SDR family oxidoreductase; the protein is MDLGFKGKVALVAGASQGMGKAAAMGFAREGAKVAICARGEAALKATADEIRKATGGDVLAIAADMSKADDIKKFVDDSAKHFGRIDVIVNNAGGPPPGEFMKFTDEDWQNAFNLSFMSTMRMTREAVPHMKKVGGGKVVNITSYSVKEPIAGLVLSNAVRSAVIGWAKTLSRELARDNILFNNVCPGRIDTDRAKKLNKARAERLGRPVAEIDKEMAAEVPLGRYGTADEAGDLIVFLGSDRASYITGTTIAIDGGLVRATQ